atagatttaaataaaaataaactagtTTAACAGGGTGAAATTGTCTATTTGCTTGGCCACATTTACCAAGTTTAAAACAGTTTATTGATAACACATTTCTTGCAATTCATTTCCATCTTGTTCCATTTACGCTTGTTTGCTATCCGATAAAACTCTGACAATACTTCCAACACCTCCAACGTTGTAAACTTTTTCATGCCAGAGCAACAAATGCCCGCTGCTCCCTTCAGAGGGAATTTCGAAACCTCTATATATGTACTTCATCAATACATCAACCAGATCTCTGTCCAATTTTGCTACGGCGTCttcaatttgatttgattttatgCTCAATAGAACCTTAAGTGTAAGGTTCAAAGCATTGTCCTATAAAAATCGTTGTTGATCAGAATCAATAGGTTGGTCAAAAACGTAGCAACCCTTTGCAATTTACCTTTACTTGTTGATTCTTGCATCCGAGAGGTGCAGACTTGAGTACGGATATCAGAGCTTCCACGTTTTTCCCCTTGAGTCTTTgataaggaaaatatttatttttgaactgAAAGATTGCAAATTTAAGCACAGATTAAAGCGGATGTAAAGGATATTGTCCAAGAAGTGTAATGATTTCATTCTCATCAGGGCCAGCAGTTCCGCCGTCACCCTCTTCCTCTTTGAAATTATCTTCATTGTACTGGTCgacatcaatttttcgaaaagctGAGCTTGAAGTGTTTTTTGACATTGTAACTGTCACTCGTACACGATTAGTCACGACGTTAACGTTCGCGGTCAGTTTAGGTTAGGGTTCCTCAGACACGCCTTGACAGCTGCGGGCACCATTCTTCCATATTGGTCACggccacggtcttacatacaggtcttgcaAAGACGGTGGTGCGGGTAGACCCGCTTAGTGTCTAAAACTCGTAGTATCGATTTACGCCGCAAGATGTGCTCATGGTGTCGAGGGAATGTCGGGGTGTTTCTCCCACTTCTCTCTGGAATGGGCAGGGGGAAGCAGACCCGGTACCCCCGGTACCGATGCAGATAGCGGCGTGTAAATTCTGTTCTTTGCAAACCTATGTAATTCCGTGCCGAGTCGGTAAGTCGGGAAGTATAGGGCATACTGTCCCCATGGTTGACAGTCCTTTATGTAATTTTTAGTTACTGGTCGGGTCAACGTTTCCACCTATCTACTTCCATCGTGTGTCCATCTCTTTATAGATATCAGTATCAtagacaaaaaaaagcaaaaaatattaGATACATCAGCCCAGCCGCAGGCTGTCAACAAGTGTGATTGATGTTGGGAATTGTAAACAATACCCTGataccatcatcatcatttttaattcaaatatattgaCAGTTCTGCTTCTGCGGATAACGGGACACGTGATCAAACCTTGTTGCATTTAGATGGATTGTCCAATGTTAATTGGCAATTTGAGAAAGCCAAGAATTTATTGGTATCAGACGGATGCGGAAATCGTGATTCGTATAATGCTTCACGACGTGGACGATTACTTTCTTAGCGTAAGAACAGACGAGTTTGAATTCAGGTATGAACGCTGCTAAACAATTTTGGTGGGTTTACCGTGCATCTGTTAATAATTGCCAGGATTGCATTGATCAATGTTTGATCTTTTCAGCACGTCTGTAGACGGCGTCGATTACTATATTTACCTGCATCTTTTTGGTGCAATCACTGCCGAGAAAACTGTCCATAAAACAACTGGAAGAGAAGTCACAGTTTACCTTCCAAAAGTTCAAAAGTGTAAGCATGTACATAATCCATTACTAAATGTAGCTATTCCGGAGTCGATATCATCTAAAAGCTAGTATTTTATTCTGTTTCCAGGGACTCCCTGGCCAaggttaatttattcaagaaaagCATGTCCACATATTTTTGTGGACCTTGATCACCTTGCCTCAATCAAACCCAAAAAAGAGATTGATTGGAATGGTATGATTGATtcgatattatatttaatgaACAATCTTTCTTAGCCTAGCAAATAACCAAATTTTATACATGcacaagtatatatatatatatgcacaaaGAAAACCATATACATTGCAAAGATCAAGAATTGACTGTTCAATATATTTCCAGAGAGAGAAGACTTTGCTACCCTCAAACGAAGACATAATATATCCTATATAAGGCCAGATGTACCATCTTCGGATGAAGATGAGTCTGCTGGAGAGGAGAACAAtatgattttcgatttttaacaTCTCTTGAAGTGGATTAATAGAACTAGGTTCCAAATCTCATTCTAATGAGGTGTGAAGAGCAATCTACTTGGATTCATTGAAGCAAACTATTAAAAGGTACCAAAGTGTAATTAACGAATTTCCATGGGTAAATGAAATGTTTCATTAATTACCTAGCTAAATTCTTTTACTTGTATATGACGTTCGGCTGTTGCTAATACAGCAAAGCTTTATTTAC
This is a stretch of genomic DNA from Neodiprion fabricii isolate iyNeoFabr1 chromosome 2, iyNeoFabr1.1, whole genome shotgun sequence. It encodes these proteins:
- the LOC124176125 gene encoding putative protein PTGES3L, whose amino-acid sequence is MDCPMLIGNLRKPRIYWYQTDAEIVIRIMLHDVDDYFLSVRTDEFEFSTSVDGVDYYIYLHLFGAITAEKTVHKTTGREVTVYLPKVQKWTPWPRLIYSRKACPHIFVDLDHLASIKPKKEIDWNEREDFATLKRRHNISYIRPDVPSSDEDESAGEENNMIFDF
- the LOC124176126 gene encoding actin-related protein 2/3 complex subunit 5; this translates as MSKNTSSSAFRKIDVDQYNEDNFKEEEGDGGTAGPDENEIITLLGQGKNVEALISVLKSAPLGCKNQQVKDNALNLTLKVLLSIKSNQIEDAVAKLDRDLVDVLMKYIYRGFEIPSEGSSGHLLLWHEKVYNVGGVGSIVRVLSDSKQA